In a genomic window of Streptomyces sp. NBC_01142:
- a CDS encoding site-specific DNA-methyltransferase, producing MATKLTPRHQGRLELTWTDKDKTLLSTGDGRYDYSFVDSSDYRVSEVRLLHEVSRFAAATPQERPAELPEPTEDNLLVTGDAMHVLDALAKIPAYANRYLGKVKLVYIDPPFNTGQAFSQYEDSIAHSIWLTLLRDRIRQIRPLLAEDGSVWVHLDHTESHRCRVVLDEELGEHNFVAEVAWQKADSPRNDTKGLSTSQDTILVYRKSESWIPNRMPRLAISNTSRFKSRDGDPIPWSDGDATAGKAATNQPMVYAIEHPVTGKRMYPPPGRCWGKAQSWMFEQMSAYAPYELRDIGDEAERARICGTTPDKVKPGVPAIALSVPLDEAAAKARARFDAGHWPDLVMLGLRERLRRKKHLEDNGRVPETLWLGSEVGGNLRGKNEIRNLFPDEHPFATPKPEQLIARIVHIGSLPGDIVLDCFGGSGTTAAVAHKMGRRWATCELLSSNVSRFLLPRLTKVVNGEDPGGVTSITERIAAVAGDDEDDMELPEGVSPGDAQEFNRVLSKVTKASLVDLDEKTVKALKAATKTKNVTTLNWHGGGGFTHLRVGESMFEEVAGIVVLADWATQGALAEAMCAQLSVSYEPDDIFAGRQGRTRYLVIDGMVGKGTIASVLDRLPEGEVVEIWATQIDSDATETLRVDRPGSKLELIPDKVLDNYRRTSASKAPFGAGRTVPSPRTATETSDSAAAGVERESA from the coding sequence ATGGCAACAAAATTGACGCCCCGTCATCAAGGGCGACTTGAACTGACCTGGACCGACAAGGACAAGACTCTCCTGTCCACGGGCGACGGCAGGTATGACTACTCATTCGTCGACTCGTCCGACTACCGCGTCTCCGAGGTCCGGTTACTCCACGAGGTCAGTCGGTTCGCGGCCGCCACGCCCCAGGAGCGGCCGGCGGAGTTGCCGGAGCCGACCGAAGATAATCTCCTCGTCACCGGCGACGCTATGCATGTCCTCGACGCCCTGGCGAAGATCCCGGCCTACGCCAACCGGTATCTCGGCAAGGTGAAGCTGGTCTACATCGATCCGCCGTTCAACACCGGTCAGGCGTTCTCGCAGTACGAGGACAGCATCGCGCACTCGATCTGGCTCACCCTTCTCAGAGACCGCATCCGCCAGATCAGGCCGCTGCTGGCCGAGGACGGCTCCGTGTGGGTCCACCTGGACCATACGGAGTCCCACCGGTGCCGCGTGGTGTTGGATGAGGAGCTGGGAGAGCACAATTTCGTCGCCGAAGTCGCCTGGCAGAAGGCTGACTCGCCCCGAAACGATACCAAGGGGCTCTCGACGTCGCAGGACACCATCCTCGTGTACCGCAAGAGCGAGTCCTGGATCCCGAACCGCATGCCGAGGCTTGCCATCTCGAACACGTCCCGCTTTAAGTCCCGGGACGGAGACCCCATCCCTTGGAGCGACGGTGACGCAACGGCTGGCAAGGCCGCGACGAACCAGCCGATGGTCTACGCGATCGAGCACCCGGTCACCGGGAAGCGGATGTATCCGCCGCCGGGCCGCTGCTGGGGCAAGGCACAGTCATGGATGTTCGAGCAAATGTCCGCGTACGCTCCGTATGAGCTTCGCGACATCGGCGACGAGGCGGAGCGGGCCCGGATATGCGGAACCACACCGGACAAGGTGAAGCCCGGGGTCCCCGCGATCGCGCTGTCCGTGCCGCTCGACGAGGCCGCGGCGAAGGCCCGGGCGCGGTTCGACGCCGGTCACTGGCCGGACCTCGTCATGCTCGGCCTTCGGGAGCGGCTCCGGCGCAAGAAGCACCTCGAGGACAACGGCCGGGTACCGGAAACGTTATGGCTTGGCAGCGAGGTCGGCGGCAATCTGCGCGGGAAGAACGAGATCAGGAACCTCTTCCCGGACGAGCACCCGTTCGCCACCCCTAAGCCGGAGCAGCTGATTGCCCGCATTGTTCATATCGGGTCGCTCCCAGGCGACATCGTTCTGGACTGCTTCGGTGGATCCGGCACGACAGCGGCGGTCGCCCACAAGATGGGACGCCGATGGGCGACCTGCGAGCTGCTCTCCTCCAATGTGAGCCGATTCCTGCTTCCTCGCCTGACGAAGGTAGTCAACGGAGAGGATCCCGGAGGCGTCACCAGCATCACCGAGCGAATAGCCGCGGTCGCCGGTGACGACGAAGATGACATGGAGCTACCCGAGGGGGTCTCTCCAGGGGACGCGCAGGAGTTCAACCGGGTGCTCAGCAAAGTGACCAAGGCAAGCCTGGTCGACCTCGACGAGAAGACTGTCAAGGCATTGAAGGCCGCTACCAAGACCAAGAACGTCACGACCCTGAACTGGCATGGGGGTGGCGGCTTCACGCACCTGCGCGTCGGGGAGTCCATGTTCGAGGAGGTCGCCGGCATCGTCGTGCTCGCCGACTGGGCAACCCAGGGGGCGCTCGCCGAGGCGATGTGCGCTCAACTGTCCGTGTCCTACGAACCCGACGACATCTTCGCCGGTCGCCAGGGCCGCACCCGCTATCTCGTGATCGACGGGATGGTCGGGAAAGGGACCATCGCGTCCGTCCTCGACCGGCTGCCCGAGGGCGAGGTCGTCGAGATCTGGGCCACCCAGATCGACAGCGATGCAACCGAGACACTGAGGGTTGACCGACCCGGCTCCAAGCTCGAACTGATCCCGGACAAAGTCCTGGACAACTACCGCCGCACGTCCGCCTCGAAGGCTCCGTTCGGGGCTGGCCGAACCGTACCGTCACCCCGCACCGCCACGGAGACGAGCGACTCCGCCGCCGCAGGGGTCGAGAGGGAGAGTGCCTGA
- a CDS encoding DEAD/DEAH box helicase family protein: MGELRFQADLLDEVAHRLDLREPNRKAIESVVLRASDHYDVQEITGPFECIVDSATGVGKTYVMAGIMEYLAGAESPARNFLLLAPGRTIRDKSVQNFTPGNPKSLRPVMRSDPYIVTADNFNAPATRVAMDDASVTKLYIFTVQALTTSTGEGRATHVHSENLGASFFERLARLDDLVILADEHHCYRGPAFSRTLTDLKPELVVGLTATPVRADEDLVAFRYPLAAAIADELVKTPVMVARRDDRTDTETKLLDGVNLLRYKGAAADAYCTERELPRVNPVMLVIAGSIEEASEYQDVLDSSSFDAGAWVGTTLLVHSKLKGDEKERALADLQAVEEPDSPVRIIISIGMLKEGWDVKNVYVIASMRASVSTVLTEQTLGRGMRLPFGRYTQVEFLDTLEVLAHEKYGDLLKKRSVLNEAFIDYGTYAHLRRAADGSLEVRQAAIPAPGPVIPAKRPSATAQTGDPATGEEFLLAPEPGDLKTAPASTAAAPIVGIVDQESRTRQARKDAQSGTIIEYPPLPDREPIVIPRLVSVPQPTTVSLNDIDPEDYGPFQRLGRALATEHSEELRRTKLSASHNWQKAQVRAETARDSIRAALPLDIPLPETRKALIRRVMSAKDVPNRKNELGAAERIVDCVIKAMGDEAQECLSAFVEVCGQRLARQISKTLRDFNPTQITYTDDVEWLAIDKIRKAQRKQEAGHADGTFDKTLAFNGWQKNLYSHAWFDSSPEFQAASLIDSSSAVVVWARLHINDVPIQWTTDGRNYNPDFVVIEEIDGNRFAWLVETKSDKDMTTAEVQAKRRAAKKWANTANSSPQVQGVTWKYLLAGEQDVDDAAGLWGRLKEFCG, encoded by the coding sequence ATGGGGGAGCTGAGATTCCAGGCCGATCTCCTCGACGAGGTAGCGCACCGTCTTGACCTGCGTGAGCCCAACCGCAAGGCCATCGAGTCGGTGGTCCTCCGCGCCTCCGATCACTACGACGTCCAGGAGATCACCGGCCCCTTCGAATGCATCGTCGACTCGGCGACCGGTGTCGGGAAGACCTATGTGATGGCCGGGATCATGGAGTACCTGGCAGGCGCCGAGAGTCCGGCACGGAACTTCCTGCTGCTGGCACCCGGCCGCACCATCCGCGACAAGTCGGTCCAGAACTTCACGCCCGGCAACCCCAAGTCACTGCGGCCCGTGATGCGCTCGGACCCGTACATCGTCACCGCCGACAATTTCAACGCGCCGGCCACCAGGGTCGCCATGGACGACGCGAGTGTCACCAAGCTGTACATCTTCACCGTTCAGGCACTGACCACGTCCACGGGCGAGGGCCGCGCCACCCATGTCCACTCCGAGAACCTAGGCGCCTCGTTCTTCGAACGTCTCGCCCGTCTCGACGACCTGGTGATCCTTGCCGATGAGCACCACTGCTACCGCGGGCCGGCGTTCTCCCGGACCCTCACCGACCTCAAGCCGGAACTCGTGGTCGGCCTGACCGCCACACCGGTCAGGGCCGACGAGGACCTGGTCGCATTCAGGTATCCGCTCGCTGCAGCGATCGCGGACGAACTGGTCAAGACCCCGGTGATGGTCGCGCGCCGTGACGACCGCACCGACACGGAGACCAAGCTCCTCGATGGCGTCAACCTTCTGCGGTACAAGGGCGCAGCAGCCGATGCGTACTGCACCGAGCGTGAACTGCCGCGCGTCAACCCAGTCATGCTGGTCATCGCCGGGTCTATCGAAGAAGCGAGCGAGTACCAGGACGTCCTTGACTCCAGCTCCTTCGATGCCGGCGCCTGGGTCGGTACGACCTTGCTCGTGCACTCGAAGCTGAAAGGCGACGAAAAGGAGAGAGCCCTCGCTGACCTGCAGGCGGTGGAGGAACCCGACTCGCCTGTGCGGATCATCATCAGCATAGGGATGCTCAAGGAGGGCTGGGATGTGAAGAACGTTTACGTCATCGCATCCATGCGCGCCTCCGTCTCCACAGTGCTCACCGAGCAGACCCTTGGCCGCGGCATGCGGCTCCCGTTCGGGCGCTATACACAGGTGGAGTTCCTCGACACCCTCGAGGTCCTGGCCCACGAGAAGTACGGCGACCTGCTGAAGAAGCGCAGCGTCCTCAACGAGGCGTTCATCGACTACGGCACCTACGCGCACCTACGGCGAGCGGCCGACGGCAGCTTGGAGGTCCGCCAGGCGGCCATCCCCGCGCCGGGCCCGGTCATCCCGGCTAAACGGCCTTCCGCAACGGCCCAGACCGGAGATCCTGCGACAGGCGAAGAGTTCTTGCTGGCGCCGGAGCCGGGCGATCTCAAGACAGCCCCGGCATCGACAGCCGCAGCTCCCATCGTCGGGATCGTGGACCAGGAGAGCCGGACACGCCAGGCGAGGAAGGACGCGCAGTCCGGCACGATCATCGAGTATCCGCCGTTGCCGGACCGGGAGCCGATCGTGATCCCGCGACTCGTGTCCGTACCTCAGCCGACAACGGTCAGCCTGAACGACATCGATCCGGAGGACTACGGGCCGTTCCAGCGCCTCGGACGGGCTCTGGCCACCGAGCACTCCGAGGAGCTGCGCCGCACCAAGCTGTCTGCGAGCCACAACTGGCAAAAGGCCCAGGTCCGCGCGGAGACTGCCCGAGACTCGATAAGGGCCGCTCTGCCTCTGGACATCCCGCTCCCGGAGACCCGCAAGGCGCTCATCCGCCGCGTCATGTCGGCCAAGGACGTGCCGAACCGCAAGAACGAACTCGGGGCAGCGGAGAGGATCGTCGACTGCGTCATCAAGGCCATGGGCGACGAGGCCCAGGAGTGCCTGTCGGCCTTCGTCGAGGTGTGCGGCCAGCGACTCGCTAGGCAGATCAGCAAGACACTCCGAGACTTCAACCCCACCCAGATCACGTACACCGACGACGTCGAATGGCTAGCGATCGACAAGATCCGTAAAGCGCAGCGGAAACAGGAAGCCGGACACGCAGACGGGACGTTCGACAAGACCCTGGCGTTCAACGGATGGCAGAAGAACCTGTACAGCCACGCCTGGTTCGACAGCTCTCCGGAGTTCCAGGCGGCCAGTCTGATCGACAGCAGCAGCGCCGTCGTGGTCTGGGCACGCCTGCACATCAACGACGTGCCGATCCAGTGGACCACGGACGGCCGGAACTACAACCCGGACTTCGTCGTCATTGAGGAGATCGACGGGAACCGCTTCGCCTGGCTCGTGGAGACGAAGAGCGACAAGGACATGACCACTGCGGAGGTCCAGGCCAAACGGCGCGCAGCGAAGAAGTGGGCGAACACTGCCAACTCCTCCCCGCAGGTCCAAGGGGTCACGTGGAAGTACCTCCTCGCCGGTGAGCAGGACGTCGACGACGCGGCTGGGCTGTGGGGGCGACTGAAGGAGTTCTGCGGCTAA
- a CDS encoding transposase, which yields MSGVITASEPSWIAPFTGLSPRSFGRLVTALRREGADPVRKGRPWGLPLEDRVLLVAAYWRTNLTMRQLAPLFGVSKSAADRIIDHLGPSLALQPRKRFRKDTVLIVDGTLVPTRDHSIAEQSKNYRYSTNHQVVIDADTRLVVVVGRPLPGNRNDCRAWEESGAKAAVGKAMTIADGGYPGTGLVMPHRRRKGEELPDWKQAHNKSHKQVRARVEHVFARMKTWKILRDCRLKGDGVHHAMLGIARLHNLNLAG from the coding sequence GTGTCTGGTGTGATCACGGCGTCGGAGCCGTCCTGGATAGCCCCGTTCACCGGGCTGAGCCCGCGTTCCTTCGGCAGGTTGGTGACCGCACTGCGCCGCGAAGGTGCAGATCCGGTCCGTAAGGGCCGCCCGTGGGGACTTCCGCTGGAGGACCGGGTTCTGCTCGTCGCGGCCTACTGGCGCACGAACCTGACAATGCGCCAACTCGCTCCGCTCTTCGGTGTATCGAAGTCCGCGGCGGACCGCATCATCGACCACCTCGGCCCGTCGCTGGCGCTCCAGCCCCGCAAACGGTTCCGCAAGGACACCGTGCTCATCGTGGACGGCACCCTGGTGCCCACCCGCGACCACAGCATCGCCGAGCAGTCCAAGAACTACCGGTACTCCACGAACCACCAGGTCGTCATCGACGCCGATACCCGCCTGGTCGTCGTGGTCGGCCGGCCCTTGCCCGGCAACCGCAACGACTGCAGGGCGTGGGAGGAGTCCGGCGCGAAGGCCGCCGTCGGCAAGGCCATGACGATCGCCGACGGCGGCTATCCGGGCACCGGACTCGTCATGCCACACCGTCGGCGCAAAGGTGAAGAACTGCCTGACTGGAAGCAGGCCCACAACAAGTCCCACAAACAGGTTCGCGCCCGCGTGGAGCACGTTTTTGCCCGCATGAAGACCTGGAAGATCCTCCGCGACTGCCGCCTCAAGGGCGATGGCGTCCACCACGCCATGCTCGGAATCGCCCGCCTCCACAACCTCAACCTCGCCGGATAG
- a CDS encoding transposase — translation MAGVITASEPSWIGPFTGLSPRCFGKLVTAVRRETAAELQRGRPWGLPLEDRVLLIAAYWRTNLTMRQLAPLFGISKSAADRIIDHLGPVLALQPRKRFRKDTVLIVDGTLVPTRDHQVAEQSKNYRYSTAHQVVIDADTRLVVVVGRPLPGNRHDSRGWEESGAKAAVGNTMTIADGGYQGTGLVIPHRRRKGEELPDWKEEHNRSHKQVRARVEHTFARMKGWKILRDCRLKGDGVHHAMLGIARLHNLTLAG, via the coding sequence GTGGCTGGTGTGATCACGGCGTCGGAGCCGTCTTGGATAGGTCCCTTCACCGGGCTGAGCCCGCGCTGCTTTGGCAAGTTGGTGACCGCGGTGCGCCGCGAGACCGCTGCTGAGCTCCAGCGCGGGCGGCCCTGGGGGCTCCCGCTGGAAGACCGAGTCCTGTTGATCGCGGCGTACTGGCGCACGAACTTGACGATGCGCCAGCTGGCCCCGCTGTTCGGGATCTCGAAGTCGGCGGCGGACCGGATCATCGACCACCTCGGACCGGTGCTCGCGTTGCAGCCGAGGAAGCGGTTCCGTAAGGACACCGTCTTGATCGTGGATGGCACCCTGGTGCCCACCCGCGACCACCAGGTCGCAGAGCAGTCGAAGAACTACCGGTATTCCACGGCCCATCAGGTCGTCATCGACGCCGACACTCGCCTGGTCGTCGTGGTCGGCCGGCCCTTGCCGGGCAACCGGCACGACTCCCGCGGCTGGGAAGAATCCGGCGCCAAGGCCGCCGTCGGCAACACCATGACCATCGCGGACGGTGGCTACCAGGGGACCGGACTGGTCATCCCGCACCGCCGCCGCAAGGGCGAGGAACTCCCGGACTGGAAGGAGGAACACAACCGGTCGCACAAGCAGGTGAGGGCCCGCGTTGAGCACACCTTCGCCCGTATGAAGGGCTGGAAGATCCTGCGCGACTGCCGACTCAAAGGCGACGGCGTCCATCACGCCATGCTCGGCATCGCCCGCCTGCACAACCTCACCCTCGCCGGATAG
- a CDS encoding IS5 family transposase, with amino-acid sequence MTERRVYPSDLKDDQWELIEPLLLEWRAAQAEGGEPTTDLREVVNAILYVARTGIAWRYLPHDLPPHTTVYGYFQAWETDGTAEEIHDTLRVQLRKKKGRRILPTAAVIDAQSVKASPNAPDATQGWDGGKKVKGRKRHIATDALGLLLVLIITAAGVQDTNGGRLVADELAAKLPSVTKAWVDAGYKAKMIAGRCASTTCRASPTGSPTRCAVQ; translated from the coding sequence GTGACTGAACGACGCGTGTATCCCTCGGACTTGAAGGACGACCAGTGGGAGCTGATCGAGCCGTTGCTGCTGGAATGGCGGGCGGCCCAGGCCGAGGGCGGGGAGCCCACCACCGACCTGCGCGAGGTCGTCAACGCGATCCTCTACGTGGCCCGAACCGGCATCGCCTGGCGGTATCTGCCGCATGATCTGCCCCCTCACACGACGGTCTACGGATACTTCCAGGCATGGGAGACGGACGGGACCGCCGAGGAGATTCACGACACGCTCCGTGTGCAGTTACGGAAGAAGAAGGGCCGCCGGATCCTCCCCACGGCCGCGGTGATCGACGCGCAGAGCGTCAAGGCCTCACCGAATGCGCCGGACGCCACGCAGGGCTGGGACGGTGGCAAGAAGGTCAAGGGCCGCAAGCGGCACATCGCCACCGACGCCCTCGGGCTCCTGCTGGTCCTGATCATCACGGCCGCCGGCGTGCAGGACACCAACGGCGGCAGACTCGTCGCCGATGAACTCGCCGCGAAGTTGCCCAGCGTGACGAAAGCCTGGGTGGACGCCGGATACAAAGCGAAGATGATCGCTGGGCGCTGTGCATCGACAACGTGTCGTGCATCCCCGACTGGTTCTCCGACGCGCTGTGCCGTGCAGTGA